Below is a genomic region from Desulfuromonadaceae bacterium.
GCATGGTCGTGCCGATCGGACACGGAACCTTACGTTTCCTGACCCGTAAAAACCGCAAGAATGAGGAGAAATAGCCATGTCGCCAAAAATCAAGATATACCTGCAACCGACTCCTGTGCGTATCTGGCACTGGCTGAATGCCTTGGGGATCATCACCCTGTGTGTTACCGCTATCCATATCCGCTTCCCTGAGCATGTTCACATGTTTACCAGTTACAAAACAGCCATTTTACTGCACAACGCAGCCGGGCTGGTCGTGACCTTCTCGTTCACGCTCTGGTTTATCTACTACGCCCTGATCAGCCGTGACATGTTCAAGGTCTATGTGCCGAGCAAAGACGACTTGCAGGACGGACTGTTGCGTCAGGCCAAATTCTATTTACTGACCTACTTCCTGGGCTGGGAAAACCCGCACCACCCGACCCCTGAAAACAAGTTCAACCCGATGCAAAAATCGGCTTACCTCGCCATCATGTTTCTGCTCGTGCCATTGGTCAGTCTGACCGGTCTGCTACTGACCAATGTCAGCCCGATGCGCGATCTGGTGCTGATGTTTGGCGGTTTGAAGATTTTGATTGCCACCCATTTTCTGCTCGCTTGCAGCCTCTGCGCGTTCCTTTTCACGCACGTTTATCTTGCCACCCTGGGCAAGACGGCGATGGCCTATATCAAGCCCATGTGGACCGGTTGGGAAGAAGAGGATGCCGAGGAGCATCCCCACAAAGCACCTTGACGAGGCAGCTCTTAATGCAGGGCAGAAGGTTGTTGATCAATTGTGACAGAGTGACAAGGAGGACAGCATGAAATACCTCAATCCGATGACTCATAAGAACCACCGCAAACATGCTGACAAGTCACAGAAGATACATTCAGTTCCTGTGGACAACCATTGGGCTGATGATGACATCCTTGAGCAACAAAGCACGGGGCCTCGTCTGAGCTCCTCTGCACTGTATGCCCTGTCACGTAAAGGTCTCTGGGGTTTGCTTCTGTTCCTGCTGGCGAGTGTCGCAGCATTGACAGTCCAGGACTTCAACATTTACAAAAGCTTCCCCGAAGCAGTGCTTCAGATTCTTGGTTGTCCGCTGCCAGCGATCCTGGTTCATCTGGCACTCACCGGTTACAGCTTCACCGTGGTTGTCCCGGTTCTGATCCGCATGGCAACTGGAGAGAGCCCGGTGGTACGCTGGTACCATCTGTTCTGTCGATCAGTTTTTTTCCTGTTCTACCTGGCATCAATGACCTTGCCGGAAAATTTCGTTGTTGTGATCATTATCGGCGTCCTGCTTTATGCGGTCGAGCAAGCAGGAATCTGGTCGTATATGTATAAAAATCCGCACGGGGCTGAGGTTTCAAACTGAGGCATCCTCCCCAAAGAACAAGGGCTGGTTCGAAGCTGCTTTTCAGCATTGCGGAAGGTTGGTTCTTCAGGTAAAACATTGACTATCTAACTTCTCCTGCTAGTCTTCTTTTCATGACAAGCTCTGTTCGTGTAGATATCCCGAATCTATTACAGCATGTTATTATCCGCGGTATAGACCGGCGTGCGATTTTTACCGGCGATGATGATCGCTACAATTTCGTCCAACTCCTCTCTGACCAATTAATCACAACTGAAACCAATTGCTTTGCCTGGGCGCTTCTTGACAACCATGCCCATCTCCTGCTCTGCCCGCGACTGATTCCCTTGACCAAATTTATGCGCCAACTGTTGACCGGTTACGCCGTAGCTTTCAACCTTCGTCATCAACGTTCTGGCTATCTCTTCCAGGACCATTACAAGTTAACTGTCTGTGACGAAGATGAGTATCTGCTTGAATTGGTGCGCTATATCCACTTGAATCCACTGCGCGCTGGACTCGTTTCAACCCTTGAAGCGCTGGATCGGTATCCGTGGTGTGGGCATGCGGTATTGCTGGGGCAAGCCGCTCTGCCGGGGCAGGTGACATCCGAAGTTCTGGCCTGTTTCGGCAAAACCATCAAAACTTCACTACGGAGTTACCGGACCTTTGTCGCGGATGGCATCGCCACGGGACGCAGAGATGATATGATCAGTTGGTTCATCCGCAGAATCTGCGAGTAACTTTCAGACCCTTGAGCCGTCAAGGAAAGCTGGCTTGTTCCCTTTCTATCGCATCAATAATGCGTCCTCACCTCTTTTTCGGCTTGTAAATACTTTCCCCCCGATTTGCCGCCAGACTCACACCTGACGAGCCGACATAGAGGTCGTTGTCGACTTCGCTGCCCGAATAGCCTGTCTCGCGTCAACAAGATTTTTATTAGACAGCAGGTTGTTCAGCCGCTGTCAGGGGAGTTGTCCACACGCGATGTGGATAACTGGCAGAAGAGCATTCTTTTGACCCGGATAACTCGTTACAACCAGTAGGTTGATAGCCTTTTGCCTAATTTATATGCAACAAAAAACGTATATAAATCAATACCTTATATATAAATGCCGTAAAATCAAGGGGTTCTGAAGGTGGACGGAAACGGTCCAGATTAGTCGGCCCCTCAAATGGTGAAATTAATCCCATGTCTGGAAAATAACGACCACAATAGATGGGATAAATGTGATTAAAATTGGTTTTTTCCATGAGTTTCCGGTGAGTGTGGGGAGGGTGCAGTGCAATTATACAGGTGTTCGTTCCGTCTGTTGCCTGGCAGCGGGCAACCATTGTTGTGCCTCGCGACGCAGCGCCTCAATAGTGTCGTCAAGTGGCCAGCGCCGGTTGGCGACCACGCGTTGACACACGTATGGCATTGTGTACCATCATAACGAGGCAAACGATGAGTTGATAATCCTTGCCGTTATGCACCTTCATCGGGAGCCGTGCTATTGGATTCACAGAGATTAATGCTGGGACTAAACTGTTACCTTTCGGTAGGAGATGCCGATCTCGTACCGGAGATAGCTGGCGGTGGACTTGGCGAGCGGTCCGATCGGGGCGTTGGGAATCTCGTCGGCGCCCGCCCCCACGACCGCCCGGTTACAATGATGACAGAAGGCCTCCTCGTGAACATATTTCGTCACCACGGGTTGAGGCATGAGCACAATGTCTTCCTGGAGATGTTCGTGCTGCGTTCCCCTGGGCGTTACGTCCTCCGAGCCGCAGTGAGGGCATGCGGCCGGGGCCGGCACCGAAACAATCCGATCTACCCGCGTCGGCGTCGGACGCGACCACCCCGGATGGCCCACCGGCGCACCACGTTTCTTCTTGTTCGCAACCGCTGCTTTCGCCTGGCCGTTGTTAATCTCGGAATCGCCCTTTTTCTTACAGTTGGCTTTGAACTGTTTCTGGTGCAAGGCCTGATACTTGGCCCGAAGCTCGGCGTTTTCCCGCTCCAAAGCCCGCACCCGCTTCTCGCTTGCCCCTAACGCCTCGGAAAAATTATCAATGATCCGCAGGTGCTTCTGATACACATTGTCGGCCCGTCGATATTCCCCAAAAACCCATGTTGTCGATAAGCCGTTCAGGTAGGGGCAGGTATGCTCATAAAGACAGACAAAATCATGGGGTGGCCAGGGATAGCGCGACATGCTTACGAATGCTCCAGCCGCAGAATCTCCAAATTCACCTTAGAAAGCTCCTGCATACGCGACCAGAGAACCTTGTATCGACCGCTCATCTCCAGAGCCTTCGGCACGATATCCTTCCGCACGTAAAGAGTAACGGTCTTTCCTTGCACCTTGGTCGTCAGATTGTGCCCTGACATGGAAGGCGACCTTGCCACCGAGCCGATAAGAAAACTGTCGAGCATTGCCGCAATATCCTCCGAAAGCCTGGCCTGTTGTTCCTTTAAAATATCCAATCGGGTCATGTGTCCTCCCAGCGTAAATGAGTATTTATACTCACGTAATTAAACCAAAAAAACGCCCACAATTCAAGGAAAATGTGAGCAGACAATCAGAATACCAGCAGAAAAAAGTTGAAAAGGACTAAACTGTTACTGTCGGTAACCAGGAGGAATGGGGGACGTCCATGAAATTATGCGTTGCTCTTTTTTCAGCATAACACCATTCGGTACAGATATATTAGTTTGGTTCACCCGCAGAATCTATGGGTGACCACCGGCACAGGTGCGTCACCGGTCACCGAAGTTTGACACTTTCAAAGACATGAATTCTGTATTATCAGAAACTTAGTACAACCGACAACCACTTTTTTTACACTACAACGTTATTGGTCGGGAACTGGGCAGGGATCGATTTGACGCCCAGCCGGTTAAGAATCTCCTTTTTCGGCGGTCACATCTGGGAATCAACATTGGCAGTCGGATTCGTTCTATACCGACGCCCTGCTGCGTGCCTTCCCGATTGTGCTACGGGAAGTCCCCGAGTCAATGAGCTATGAGACCCCGGAACAGCATGTCGGCCATTGCTACAGCCTGCGCTGTCTCAAGCACTTTGCCGAGTTCTTCGGTCTGGTCGAGATCGAAAAAATCCGAATGATCGCTACGGCAGGGAATTTCGCCTGCGCAAGCTACCGCTCCTCGATCAATGTGTCCGGTTTCACGTCTGATCGGCCCATAGTGGTTCGCTGAGAAAACAGGCCAACATTCTTCATCTGTTCAAGATAACTGCACCCGGTCCGGAGCAACGCTTCGCAAACCGTCATTTTTTCATTTTGGCAGAGTCGATGCTCGGGTGTCGAAACCATAATTGCCTTGCGGGCATAAAGGCTGTTGACGGAAGAACAGAACAATGAAAAGGCCAACCTTGGGAAGGTTGGCCTTTTCGCATGCAACGTATGAAGAAAAATGGTCGGGGCGAGAGGATTTGAACCTCCGGCCCCCTGCTCCCGAAGCAGGTGCGCTACCAGGCTGCGCTACGCCCCGACATTCTTTTTTATTCTGCCAGCGGAGGGAAGAAATACCATGAAGCATAAGCAAAAGCAAGTATTTTTGGGGCTTATTTTGGATTTAATATAGCCGTTTTCTTCGCTCTCATTCACCCATGCGCAGATAAGAGTGAACGTAGCATTTTCTGTCACAGCGGCAAAAAAAGACCATCTTCGTTGAGGAAGATGGTCTTTTTTTAAATTGGCGTCCCCAAGGGGA
It encodes:
- a CDS encoding transposase, which produces MTSSVRVDIPNLLQHVIIRGIDRRAIFTGDDDRYNFVQLLSDQLITTETNCFAWALLDNHAHLLLCPRLIPLTKFMRQLLTGYAVAFNLRHQRSGYLFQDHYKLTVCDEDEYLLELVRYIHLNPLRAGLVSTLEALDRYPWCGHAVLLGQAALPGQVTSEVLACFGKTIKTSLRSYRTFVADGIATGRRDDMISWFIRRICE
- a CDS encoding cytochrome b/b6 domain-containing protein; amino-acid sequence: MSPKIKIYLQPTPVRIWHWLNALGIITLCVTAIHIRFPEHVHMFTSYKTAILLHNAAGLVVTFSFTLWFIYYALISRDMFKVYVPSKDDLQDGLLRQAKFYLLTYFLGWENPHHPTPENKFNPMQKSAYLAIMFLLVPLVSLTGLLLTNVSPMRDLVLMFGGLKILIATHFLLACSLCAFLFTHVYLATLGKTAMAYIKPMWTGWEEEDAEEHPHKAP